Proteins found in one Polyodon spathula isolate WHYD16114869_AA chromosome 10, ASM1765450v1, whole genome shotgun sequence genomic segment:
- the LOC121321887 gene encoding coiled-coil domain-containing protein 6: protein MADSASESDTDGAGSGSAALQSSSTKAGIVISPFRLEELTNRLASLQQENKVLKIELETYKLKCKALQEENRELRKASVTIQARAEQEEEFISNTLFKKIQALQKEKETLAVNYEKEEEFLTNELSRKLMQLQHEKAELEQHLEQEQEFQVNKLMKKIKKLENDTISKQLTLEQLRREKIDLENTLEQEQEALVNRLWKRMDKLEAEKRILQEKLDQPVSAPPSPRDISMEIDSPENMMRHIRFLKNETERLKKQLRTAQLQHTENRAQYIEEERHMREENIRLQRKLQREMERREALCRQLSESESSLEMDDERYFNEMSAQGLRPRTVSSPIPYTPSPSSSRPISPGLSFASHPVGFTPPTSLTRAGMSYYNPPGLHAHGVARPSPRRSNSPDKFKRPTPPPSPNTQTAVQPPPLPPVQPTSSQAATSQHPVHPSSQP from the exons ATGGCAGACAGCGCAAGTGAGAGCGACACTGATGGAGCTGGGAGCGGCTCGGCCGCCCTGCAATCCTCTTCCACCAAAGCGGGGATCGTAATTTCCCCGTTCCGACTGGAAGAGCTTACAAACCGACTGGCTTCGCTGCAGCAGGAGAACAAAGTCCTGAAAATCGAGCTGGAAACGTACAAACTCAAGTGCAAAGCTCTGCAGGAGGAGAACCGGGAACTGCGTAAAGCCAGCGTCACCATT caAGCAAGAGCAGAACAAGAAGAGGAATTCATCAGCAACACGCTGTTTAAGAagatccaagccttgcagaaagaaaaggaaacGCTTGCTGTGAATTATGAGAAGGAAGAAGAGTTCCTTACAAACGAACTGTCCCGCAAACTTATGCAG ttgCAACATGAGAAGGCAGAACTTGAACAGCATTTAGAGCAGGAACAAGAGTTCCAAGTGAACAAACTgatgaagaaaataaagaaactggAGAATGACACTATATCCAAGCAGCTCACACTGGAGCAG CTAAGACGTGAGAAGATTGACCTTGAAAATACATTGGAGCAAGAACAAGAAGCACTAGTAAATCGTCTCTGGAAACGAATGGACAAGCTAGAGGCAGAGAAAAG AATTCTGCAGGAGAAACTAGACCAGCCAGTATCTGCCCCACCATCACCCAGAGACATATCAATGGAAATTGACTCCCCAGAAAACATGATGCGGCATATCAGatttttaaagaatgaaacagaaaGGCTAAAGAAACAGCTCCGAACTGCTCAGTTACAAC ATACGGAGAACAGGGCACAGTATATAGAAGAGGAACGACACATGAGGGAAGAGAATATACGGCTCCAGAGAAAGCTGCAAAGGGAAATGGAGCGGAGAGAAGCCCTCTGCAGGCAATTGTCTGAAAGTGAATCCAGCCTTGAAATGGATGATGAAAg GTATTTTAACGAGATGTCTGCACAAGGGCTTCGTCCTCGCACAGTGTCCAGTCCAATACCTTATACACCGTCTCCAAGTTCTAGCCGACCAATATCACCTG GTCTATCGTTTGCAAGTCACCCGGTTGGTTTTACACCACCGACTTCATTGACAAGAGCCGGAATGTCTTACTACAACCCCCCAGGTCTTCATGCACATGGTGTTGCC AGGCCTTCCCCCAGAAGAAGCAACAGCCCTGACAAATTTAAACGTCCAACCCCTCCACCTTCTCCAAACACGCAAACAGCGGTCCAGCCTCCGCCACTGCCTCCTGTCCAACCGACATCGTCACAGGCAGCTACTTCCCAGCACCCTGTGCATCCCTCTTCACAGCCATAG